Proteins from a single region of Hydrogenimonas thermophila:
- a CDS encoding tetratricopeptide repeat protein, giving the protein MAEEEEEVIIIEEDESDESSKDDESLQNQDDEKKKKRLILIIIGVIILVLLILLLIFFIKNNNNKSEIGKSTDELVSKIKTAEKKSIVKIKSQIETMIKKANILYARGNKKEALKLFEQIATYSESISNYNLGVAQMRKGRYKEAIDSFKKAIQNNENQCISALNAAVCSLHLKDKNLFSYYIQMAEAYLPDTYNSSLYSYLFALINYYKGNYYDILSAINHSTTNSYAYEQNHIAAASYLILSYPLKAIDHIEKVVGPDDYLILGQMYARIGDYSLAANYLKKALTNSNYPLQSKKSLALVYLKNRMTSKAAKLLKELESDYKEKVNEVYPIQTKLSSAVTDVDAAQQKISLNELIKSPTSYKLIFEFAPFKVFNATQTLNYIKKGNAAIYVDEEEEASKYLSRSSSLSRANLMISKAIKYAIENRLLKANEIFNKALKHYPNHSILHYNLALTYAKLGNYTKAHEHFLRSYHLDSSNFLSGIFSLFCEALIHKHIPQVEKFLQEDLRKFIDPTTLQLFYQSLFYYYKGNITAASKWLDSKHENRPIFLILDILIASNLGDHHRAKLKTTILYNSMPRNVITNMLNLIMMSNETDIKTFSAKAINYLKHHTIDLNSVYYGSTFIRENFILLRFITGTLYPFVKQLEEQLMKETEEPSGIIEALAQSNIYLKRFEEAYVLFNQLVDQYKHQDSRTLFLAGIAAIGSKHTANAVALFELAKLEDPNNYESRYALGLLYLEQENIKAAAIQFGKIPDGIFQSKFFDFDIVKKELRARN; this is encoded by the coding sequence ATGGCTGAGGAAGAAGAAGAGGTAATCATTATTGAAGAAGACGAGTCTGATGAGTCTTCAAAAGATGATGAATCACTTCAAAACCAAGATGATGAAAAGAAAAAAAAGAGGCTTATACTCATAATAATTGGAGTAATAATATTAGTTTTATTAATATTATTGCTTATTTTTTTTATAAAAAATAATAACAATAAAAGTGAAATAGGTAAATCTACAGATGAACTTGTTTCAAAAATAAAAACTGCTGAAAAAAAATCAATCGTTAAAATAAAATCTCAAATAGAAACCATGATAAAAAAAGCAAATATTTTATATGCCCGTGGCAATAAAAAAGAGGCTTTAAAACTTTTTGAACAGATTGCAACTTACAGTGAATCTATATCAAACTACAACCTTGGTGTGGCACAAATGCGCAAAGGACGCTACAAAGAAGCAATTGACTCTTTTAAAAAAGCTATTCAAAATAATGAAAATCAATGTATCAGTGCATTAAATGCAGCAGTATGTTCTCTTCATTTAAAAGATAAAAATCTATTTTCGTACTATATACAAATGGCTGAAGCCTATCTTCCCGATACATACAACTCTTCTTTATACAGCTATCTATTTGCTTTAATAAATTACTATAAAGGCAACTACTATGATATTCTAAGTGCTATCAATCATTCTACTACAAACAGCTATGCATATGAACAAAATCATATTGCAGCTGCATCTTATCTTATATTATCTTATCCTTTGAAAGCAATTGATCATATTGAAAAAGTTGTAGGACCGGATGATTATCTTATTTTAGGACAAATGTATGCAAGAATTGGAGACTATTCATTAGCGGCAAATTACCTTAAAAAAGCACTTACAAACTCTAACTATCCACTGCAAAGCAAAAAATCATTAGCACTTGTCTATCTTAAAAACAGAATGACTTCAAAGGCAGCAAAACTGCTAAAAGAGCTTGAAAGTGACTATAAAGAAAAGGTTAATGAGGTATATCCAATTCAAACAAAATTATCTTCTGCAGTTACAGATGTTGATGCAGCCCAGCAGAAAATTTCACTCAATGAGTTGATAAAAAGTCCAACTTCATATAAATTAATCTTTGAATTTGCACCATTTAAAGTTTTTAATGCAACACAAACTCTTAATTATATTAAAAAGGGAAATGCTGCAATTTATGTAGATGAAGAGGAAGAAGCTTCAAAGTATCTCTCTCGCAGTTCTAGTCTATCAAGAGCAAACCTTATGATTTCAAAAGCTATCAAATATGCAATAGAAAATCGTCTTTTAAAAGCTAATGAGATATTTAACAAAGCACTTAAGCACTATCCAAACCACTCTATTTTACACTATAATCTTGCATTAACATATGCCAAACTAGGAAACTATACCAAAGCACATGAACATTTTTTAAGAAGTTATCATTTGGATTCATCAAATTTTCTTTCTGGAATTTTTTCTCTTTTTTGTGAAGCATTAATTCACAAACATATTCCTCAAGTAGAAAAATTTTTACAAGAAGATTTACGTAAGTTTATAGACCCTACAACTCTTCAACTATTTTATCAATCACTATTTTACTACTACAAAGGAAATATTACTGCAGCATCTAAATGGCTTGATTCAAAACATGAAAATCGCCCAATATTCTTGATACTAGATATACTTATAGCATCAAATCTAGGCGATCACCATCGCGCAAAGCTAAAAACTACAATTTTGTATAACAGTATGCCAAGAAATGTCATTACCAATATGCTAAACCTCATAATGATGTCCAATGAAACAGACATTAAGACATTTTCAGCAAAAGCAATAAATTACTTAAAGCATCATACTATCGATTTAAATTCTGTATATTATGGAAGCACATTTATTCGTGAAAATTTTATTCTTTTACGATTTATAACTGGTACGTTATATCCATTTGTCAAACAGCTTGAAGAGCAATTAATGAAAGAGACTGAAGAGCCATCTGGAATTATTGAAGCATTGGCTCAAAGCAATATCTATCTTAAACGATTTGAAGAGGCTTATGTTCTATTTAACCAACTGGTTGATCAATACAAACATCAAGACAGCAGAACACTCTTTCTTGCAGGAATTGCAGCAATTGGATCTAAACATACTGCAAACGCTGTAGCACTCTTTGAACTTGCAAAACTGGAAGATCCAAATAATTATGAAAGCCGATACGCTTTGGGGCTTCTATATCTTGAACAAGAAAACATAAAAGCAGCAGCCATTCAGTTTGGAAAAATTCCTGACGGCATATTTCAATCTAAGTTTTTTGATTTTGATATTGTAAAAAAAGAGTTAAGAGCTAGGAATTAA
- the serS gene encoding serine--tRNA ligase, with the protein MVDLRQLEKEFDTVATSLKRRGIDEKLLEKLKIVFEEKKGVQKRLEAAQAEQNQKSKLFGQYKREGKDITELQKEVAENKIRISALNDELRTLDEKLLELAATIPNIPDNDVPDGVDESDNVEIKRVLEPTTFDFKPKEHWELAEANGWIDFERGVKIAKSRFSALRFMGARLERALINYMLDFNRERGFEEVYVPFMTNEESLFGTGQLPKFADDLFKIEGESLYMIPTAEVPLTNLFRDEILKKEDLPLKLTAYTPCFRKEAGSAGRDTRGIIRQHQFDKVELVSITTPDQSEKVFNEMVNCASELLTSLGLPHRHMLLCAGDMGFSAAKTVDLEVWLPGQGKYREISSISNTKDFQARRAKIRYKDEKKNRLVHTLNGSSLAVGRTLIAIMENYQQADGSITIPEVLKKYL; encoded by the coding sequence ATGGTCGATCTTCGGCAATTAGAAAAAGAGTTCGATACCGTTGCTACTTCTCTAAAACGGCGTGGTATCGACGAAAAACTGCTAGAAAAACTAAAAATAGTCTTTGAAGAGAAAAAAGGTGTTCAAAAAAGATTAGAAGCTGCACAGGCTGAACAGAACCAAAAAAGCAAACTCTTTGGTCAATATAAGCGTGAAGGTAAAGATATTACCGAACTTCAAAAAGAGGTTGCTGAAAATAAAATTCGTATATCTGCTTTAAACGATGAACTCCGTACTCTTGATGAGAAACTTTTAGAGTTAGCTGCAACTATTCCAAATATACCAGACAATGATGTACCAGATGGAGTTGATGAGTCAGATAATGTTGAAATAAAACGTGTTCTAGAGCCAACAACTTTTGACTTCAAACCAAAAGAGCACTGGGAGTTGGCTGAAGCAAATGGTTGGATAGATTTTGAACGTGGTGTCAAAATTGCAAAAAGCCGTTTTAGTGCACTACGTTTTATGGGTGCAAGATTGGAAAGAGCTCTTATAAACTATATGCTAGACTTCAACCGTGAGCGTGGATTTGAAGAGGTTTATGTACCATTTATGACAAACGAAGAATCTCTTTTTGGTACAGGCCAACTTCCAAAATTTGCAGATGACCTATTTAAAATTGAGGGTGAATCTTTATATATGATCCCAACTGCAGAAGTTCCTCTTACAAACCTCTTTCGTGATGAAATCCTAAAAAAAGAGGATCTGCCTCTAAAACTTACTGCATATACTCCTTGTTTTAGAAAAGAGGCTGGCTCTGCAGGACGCGATACAAGAGGAATCATCAGACAGCACCAGTTTGACAAAGTTGAACTTGTATCTATTACTACTCCGGATCAAAGTGAAAAAGTTTTCAATGAAATGGTCAATTGTGCATCAGAGCTTCTAACTTCACTTGGTCTGCCGCACCGTCATATGCTTCTTTGTGCTGGAGATATGGGATTTAGTGCTGCTAAAACAGTTGATCTTGAAGTATGGCTGCCAGGACAAGGCAAATATAGAGAGATCAGCTCAATCTCAAATACAAAAGATTTCCAAGCAAGGAGGGCAAAAATCAGATACAAAGATGAGAAGAAAAACAGATTGGTGCATACACTTAATGGCTCTAGCCTTGCTGTAGGTAGAACACTTATAGCTATAATGGAAAATTACCAACAAGCAGACGGTTCTATTACTATTCCAGAAGTATTGAAAAAGTATCTGTAA
- the crcB gene encoding fluoride efflux transporter CrcB, translating to MQLSLLLAIGTGGFIGAILRFTISTWIQKLFSPLFPIGTLTVNILGSFIIGFMALYFENVISPHQKALIITGMLGALTTFSTFSLETVTMLQEGLWGRAFANITLNTFLCILATTIGMTLFKRIYG from the coding sequence ATGCAACTGTCTCTTCTTTTAGCTATAGGTACCGGTGGATTTATAGGTGCAATATTACGCTTTACCATTAGCACTTGGATACAAAAACTATTTTCTCCCCTATTTCCTATAGGAACACTGACTGTAAATATTTTAGGCAGTTTTATTATAGGCTTTATGGCTCTTTACTTTGAAAATGTTATCTCTCCTCATCAAAAAGCACTCATTATAACCGGTATGCTAGGAGCACTTACTACATTCTCCACATTTTCACTAGAGACAGTAACAATGCTGCAAGAAGGGCTGTGGGGTAGAGCTTTTGCTAATATTACTCTTAATACATTTTTATGTATTTTAGCAACAACCATAGGAATGACACTTTTTAAGCGCATATATGGATAA
- a CDS encoding DUF190 domain-containing protein: MKHYIGKRKLLRIYIGSEDKLDGKPLWEVLLSKCKENSIAGATVYKAVAGIGAHSELHSFNIWSLNQKLPLVIEIIDTEEKIDSFLDSADKIIEEGLMTISEVDVVSYKHSCKEDF, from the coding sequence ATGAAACATTACATAGGTAAACGAAAATTACTTCGCATCTATATTGGCAGTGAAGATAAACTAGATGGCAAGCCTTTATGGGAAGTGCTTCTATCAAAATGTAAAGAAAACAGTATTGCCGGTGCAACAGTCTATAAAGCTGTTGCAGGCATAGGAGCTCACTCTGAACTGCACTCATTTAATATTTGGAGTTTAAATCAAAAACTGCCTCTTGTTATTGAAATAATAGATACCGAAGAGAAAATAGACTCTTTCCTTGATTCTGCAGATAAAATTATTGAAGAGGGATTAATGACAATCAGTGAGGTAGATGTTGTATCTTACAAGCACAGTTGTAAGGAAGATTTTTAA